A single genomic interval of Zobellia nedashkovskayae harbors:
- a CDS encoding glycoside hydrolase family 28 protein, whose amino-acid sequence MRTKLHYASLLITFILLVSCNSKSDSYNVVDHGAIGDGKTINTKSIQQAIDACNLAGGGTVTIKDGDYISGTLLLKDNVTLHIAKDAKLIGSSNPLDYQSIDTFEDATGQQRGNCLIGAKNATNIAITGKGTIDGNGEAFLSKNIKAKIKELNITETEGFGSNRPFLLRFVNSSQIKVQDVHLRQPAAWTCHFYQSNDILVDNVSIYSHAHKNNDGIDLDSSYDAVIKNCDINTGDDAICIKTTSPKPTYNIQVSDCKLRSDWGSIKFGTESMGDMYNIDIKNCQIYDTKGGGIKILSVDGANIHDVTIDGIHMDRVDMPIFIRLGERLRTYRNAKKQKVGSITNVVIRNVKGNARVLDSSRVKPPSGILITGIPDHKVGKITLENIELELPGGGSEEDTMAKVVEDVDRYPEFSFFKILPAYGLYGRHIESIQTNNVVFTLNGDDKREAQILVDTNTIQSE is encoded by the coding sequence ATGAGAACCAAACTACATTATGCAAGCCTCCTAATTACCTTTATTCTATTGGTAAGCTGTAATTCAAAGTCAGACAGTTACAACGTTGTCGATCATGGTGCCATAGGCGATGGTAAGACAATAAATACCAAAAGCATTCAACAAGCTATTGATGCCTGTAATCTTGCTGGTGGTGGCACTGTTACTATTAAAGACGGCGATTACATTTCAGGTACACTTCTCCTAAAAGACAATGTAACCCTACATATAGCTAAAGATGCAAAATTGATCGGAAGTTCAAATCCATTAGATTACCAGAGTATAGATACGTTTGAAGATGCTACTGGGCAACAACGTGGCAATTGCCTTATTGGTGCAAAAAATGCCACAAATATTGCCATAACCGGTAAGGGAACTATTGATGGAAACGGAGAAGCTTTTCTATCCAAAAATATAAAGGCGAAAATTAAGGAGCTGAACATTACCGAAACCGAAGGTTTTGGCTCAAATAGGCCTTTTCTTTTACGGTTTGTAAATTCTTCTCAAATCAAAGTACAAGATGTTCATTTACGCCAACCAGCTGCATGGACTTGCCATTTCTATCAATCCAATGATATTTTGGTGGACAACGTTTCCATTTACAGCCACGCCCATAAGAATAACGATGGCATAGATTTGGACTCCAGTTACGACGCTGTTATTAAAAATTGCGATATTAACACGGGCGATGATGCTATTTGCATTAAAACTACGAGTCCAAAACCTACCTATAACATACAAGTTAGCGATTGCAAGCTCAGAAGTGATTGGGGTTCTATTAAGTTCGGAACCGAGTCTATGGGAGATATGTACAACATAGACATTAAAAACTGCCAGATTTATGATACCAAAGGTGGCGGAATAAAAATCTTAAGTGTAGATGGTGCCAACATTCACGATGTGACTATAGACGGGATCCATATGGACAGAGTAGATATGCCTATTTTCATTCGTCTTGGAGAGCGCCTACGCACCTACCGTAATGCCAAAAAACAAAAAGTAGGTTCTATTACCAATGTAGTCATCAGAAATGTTAAAGGTAACGCCCGGGTTTTGGATAGCTCAAGGGTAAAACCACCATCGGGCATATTAATTACGGGAATTCCAGACCATAAAGTTGGTAAAATAACTTTAGAAAATATTGAATTGGAACTCCCCGGAGGAGGCTCAGAAGAAGATACCATGGCCAAAGTTGTGGAAGATGTAGATAGATACCCAGAATTCAGTTTCTTTAAGATACTACCCGCCTACGGCCTGTACGGAAGACATATAGAAAGTATACAAACCAACAACGTCGTGTTTACTTTAAACGGTGACGACAAAAGAGAAGCTCAAATTTTAGTTGATACAAATACAATTCAAT
- a CDS encoding glycoside hydrolase family 28 protein: MKIKILIPFIIGLLFHLQSYATDFNVLDYGAKADGTTIDTKAVQKAIDACTKNGGGKVIIPSGKTVVIGTIYLKDFVTLHIENGATLLGSPNYEDYATDTHKNMYKNEPHMDRCLIFAKDARSIAIEGYGTIDGNGHKENFTKKKGGRPMMIRFVNVKDIHLNDITLINPAAWTSAWLYCDNISVSGINIISRVNNNGDGLDFDGCTNVRVNNSNFDNSDDSICLQASRPDKPCKNITVSNCHFSTKWGGMRIGLLSRGNIESVTVTNCTFKDIQDSGLKIQQCEGGEMKNMVFSNLVMENVPRPIFMTFAQQIASVDTPEGQFEPLKSMHNFSFSNIVVDNSNLDKNSAFFLTGFPEHQIEDITIKDVQFVVSGGGTAADAQKTDIKEYTQEVLNGWWPEFSLVGTLPASGLYARHIDGLVVENFSIKTIREDKRAPIVLKNVTNSEINRVFLNKKNISKNQIQSN, from the coding sequence ATGAAAATCAAAATCCTAATCCCTTTTATAATCGGCTTACTTTTTCATTTACAGTCATATGCCACAGACTTTAACGTGTTAGATTACGGCGCAAAGGCCGATGGCACCACCATAGACACCAAAGCGGTTCAGAAAGCCATTGATGCCTGTACAAAAAACGGCGGAGGAAAGGTGATTATTCCCTCAGGAAAAACGGTTGTAATCGGCACTATCTATCTTAAGGATTTTGTTACCCTTCATATTGAGAATGGAGCAACGCTTCTTGGGAGTCCTAATTATGAGGATTATGCCACGGACACCCATAAGAATATGTACAAGAACGAACCTCACATGGACCGTTGCTTGATTTTTGCCAAAGACGCACGTTCCATCGCCATTGAAGGGTATGGAACTATTGACGGGAATGGACACAAAGAAAACTTCACCAAGAAAAAAGGAGGCAGACCTATGATGATTCGGTTTGTAAACGTAAAAGACATTCATTTAAATGATATTACCTTAATCAATCCTGCGGCATGGACCTCAGCTTGGCTCTACTGTGATAATATTTCGGTGAGCGGAATCAACATCATAAGTCGCGTAAACAATAACGGAGACGGGCTGGATTTTGATGGATGTACAAACGTGCGCGTGAACAATAGTAATTTTGATAATAGTGATGATAGTATTTGCCTGCAAGCCTCAAGACCGGATAAACCTTGTAAAAACATCACGGTAAGCAATTGCCATTTTAGCACAAAATGGGGCGGAATGCGCATAGGACTACTATCTCGCGGAAATATAGAATCGGTTACCGTTACCAACTGTACTTTTAAGGATATTCAGGATTCGGGACTTAAGATTCAACAATGCGAAGGAGGCGAAATGAAAAATATGGTCTTCAGTAATTTGGTTATGGAAAATGTGCCAAGACCTATTTTTATGACGTTCGCCCAACAAATTGCATCCGTTGATACCCCTGAGGGCCAATTTGAGCCGCTAAAAAGCATGCACAACTTTAGCTTTAGCAATATTGTGGTAGATAATTCCAACCTTGATAAAAACTCTGCTTTCTTTTTAACCGGTTTTCCAGAGCATCAAATTGAAGATATCACTATTAAGGATGTTCAATTTGTAGTTTCTGGTGGAGGTACTGCTGCAGATGCGCAAAAAACGGACATCAAAGAATACACCCAAGAAGTACTCAATGGTTGGTGGCCAGAATTCAGTTTAGTGGGTACCCTACCCGCTTCTGGACTTTATGCTCGGCATATAGATGGGTTGGTGGTTGAAAATTTCAGCATTAAGACTATAAGAGAAGACAAAAGAGCCCCAATTGTTCTAAAAAACGTTACAAATAGCGAAATAAATAGAGTTTTCCTAAACAAAAAAAATATCTCAAAGAACCAAATCCAGAGCAACTAA
- the galB gene encoding beta-galactosidase GalB, translated as MMLRKSFLFILLLQFSFSFAQLNSEATNGDVSFNSGWLFQKGDPSGAEKSTFKDGAWRKLNLPHDWAIEGPFDKKYNARTGGLPVHGTAWYRKHFTIDKKYAAQQIAVLFDGVMNNSRVYINGAYIGERPFGYMGFELDLTPYIKFGEDNVIAVRVAPEDLASRWYSGAGIYRNTYLKINNPVHIPFWGTYITTPEVSNEKATVKIETTVKNADEKKASVTLETKIIDGLNNVIASSSQKIGLEKSSEKVIIDEIIVNNPKRWGVENPYLYDVVTQVKKGNIVIDEFKSTLGIRSISFDAKEGFLLNEEPVEFKGVCMHHDLGPLGGAVNYRATERQIQIMQSMGVNALRTSHNPPSPEMLQICDKLGIVVLDEAFDEWKIPKVINGYNKFFDEWHERDLRDMIKRDRNHPSVIMWSIGNEIIEQREKDGWKVAKMLNDICHDEDHTRPTTAGFNNYPGAFKNKLAYQIDIVGLNYKPFDYGEVIRENPDIIVYGSETSSQTSSRGTYALPITHDHKKETLEVSSYDVTVGPPWAYPPDVEFDVQAENPTFLGEFMWTGFDYLGEPTPYGGRDNSTDGYWNADWPVHASYFAPVDLCGFPKDRYYLYQSQWTTEPMVHVLPHWNWEGKEGEEIPVYAYTNCDEVELIVNGKSLGKKVKGVDTTDIPAEFRGFEKGMYTSKYRLSWNVPYQPGSLKVIGYKDGKAVAEKVIKTAKKASKIRLTADRTEITADGKDLSFIEVDITDADGNLIPNADNQVQFTIEGAGSLAAVGNGNPASLESFQDTNIKAFNGKCLLVVKSTEAAGNITISATSNGLKTNTITISSK; from the coding sequence ATGATGTTGAGAAAAAGCTTTCTATTTATCCTTTTACTACAATTCAGTTTTTCTTTTGCACAACTGAATTCTGAAGCTACAAATGGTGATGTATCCTTTAATAGCGGTTGGCTCTTTCAAAAGGGTGATCCTTCTGGAGCTGAAAAGTCCACTTTTAAAGATGGTGCTTGGCGCAAGCTTAATTTACCGCACGATTGGGCCATTGAAGGTCCTTTTGATAAAAAATACAATGCTCGTACAGGTGGTTTACCGGTACACGGAACTGCTTGGTACCGTAAACATTTTACCATAGACAAGAAATATGCAGCTCAGCAAATAGCTGTTTTATTTGATGGTGTAATGAATAATAGCCGTGTTTACATAAATGGAGCGTATATTGGCGAACGTCCTTTTGGTTATATGGGTTTTGAACTGGATTTAACACCATATATTAAATTTGGAGAGGACAATGTCATTGCTGTTAGGGTTGCCCCAGAAGATTTGGCCTCCCGTTGGTATTCAGGTGCTGGCATCTATAGAAATACCTATCTAAAAATAAATAATCCGGTCCACATTCCGTTTTGGGGAACTTACATTACTACACCCGAGGTAAGCAATGAAAAGGCTACGGTAAAAATTGAGACTACGGTAAAGAATGCCGATGAAAAGAAAGCTTCGGTAACGCTAGAAACCAAAATAATTGACGGACTCAATAACGTAATAGCCTCCAGCAGTCAAAAAATCGGACTAGAAAAATCTTCGGAGAAAGTTATTATAGATGAAATCATAGTTAACAATCCCAAACGATGGGGAGTTGAGAATCCATATTTATATGATGTTGTCACCCAAGTGAAAAAAGGGAACATAGTTATAGATGAGTTTAAAAGCACACTGGGTATTCGTAGTATTTCTTTTGATGCCAAAGAAGGATTTCTATTGAATGAAGAACCAGTTGAATTCAAGGGTGTATGTATGCACCACGACCTCGGTCCTTTAGGAGGGGCTGTAAATTATAGGGCTACTGAACGCCAAATACAAATTATGCAAAGTATGGGCGTGAATGCCTTGCGTACAAGTCATAACCCACCATCGCCCGAAATGCTTCAAATCTGTGATAAATTAGGTATTGTAGTATTGGACGAAGCTTTTGATGAATGGAAAATACCAAAAGTCATTAATGGGTATAACAAGTTTTTTGACGAATGGCATGAGCGCGATTTAAGGGATATGATAAAAAGAGACCGTAACCATCCTTCCGTAATCATGTGGAGTATCGGAAACGAAATTATAGAGCAGCGCGAAAAAGACGGTTGGAAAGTCGCCAAAATGCTGAATGACATCTGCCATGATGAAGATCATACCAGACCAACTACCGCAGGTTTCAATAATTACCCGGGAGCATTCAAAAACAAATTAGCCTATCAGATAGATATTGTAGGTTTAAACTATAAGCCTTTTGATTACGGGGAAGTGATAAGAGAAAACCCTGATATAATTGTTTACGGTTCTGAAACCTCATCGCAGACTAGTAGCCGAGGTACCTATGCCCTACCTATTACGCATGACCATAAGAAGGAAACGTTGGAAGTTTCTAGTTATGACGTAACTGTTGGTCCTCCATGGGCATATCCTCCTGATGTTGAGTTTGATGTGCAGGCAGAAAACCCTACATTTTTAGGTGAATTCATGTGGACGGGCTTCGATTATCTTGGTGAACCCACGCCTTACGGTGGTCGCGATAATTCTACAGATGGATATTGGAATGCTGACTGGCCAGTACACGCCTCTTATTTTGCTCCTGTAGATTTATGTGGATTTCCAAAAGACAGATACTACCTCTACCAAAGCCAATGGACTACAGAACCTATGGTTCACGTACTGCCACACTGGAATTGGGAAGGAAAAGAAGGTGAAGAAATTCCAGTTTATGCCTATACCAATTGTGATGAAGTAGAATTGATCGTAAACGGGAAATCTTTGGGCAAAAAGGTAAAAGGAGTTGATACTACCGATATTCCAGCGGAATTCCGTGGATTTGAAAAAGGAATGTATACTTCAAAATACAGGTTGAGTTGGAATGTTCCTTACCAACCGGGAAGCTTAAAAGTAATTGGTTATAAAGACGGAAAAGCTGTTGCTGAAAAAGTTATTAAAACAGCTAAAAAAGCATCAAAAATACGCTTAACAGCAGACCGTACGGAAATTACCGCAGACGGAAAAGACCTTTCTTTTATTGAAGTTGATATAACAGATGCGGATGGAAACCTTATTCCTAATGCTGATAACCAAGTACAATTCACCATAGAAGGAGCAGGAAGTCTTGCCGCTGTAGGTAATGGAAACCCAGCTTCTTTAGAGTCGTTTCAAGATACTAATATCAAAGCATTTAACGGAAAATGTTTACTCGTAGTGAAATCTACCGAGGCTGCCGGAAACATCACAATTTCTGCTACTTCTAACGGATTAAAAACCAATACAATAACCATTAGTTCAAAATAA
- a CDS encoding alpha-L-fucosidase, whose translation MNFKHLAALSVAIICIASCGSSDKKNQKDTAQLKAADTTKVFEANWESIKKNYKDPKWFTDDKFGIFIHWGAYSVPAFGSEWYPRKMYMDTATFSATLKKGKKGPNATYTHHKKTWGDQKEFGYKDFIPMFKAEKFDAKEWIDLFKKSGAKYVVPVADHHDGFAMYKSNTTRWNSFDMGPKRDVLGELFKEGKAQGLKMGASSHFAFNWSFYNKKDKFDTVDPEYADLYSSKGKDLNEPVSEEFKERWWKRTIDLVDTYQPDILYFDFYVDIEDFTDLRPKLAAYYYNKGREWGKEVLINDKNFGHEAFPEGTVIYDLERGKLPGIRKLPWQTDTSIGKNSWSHVTNWDSKTPNQLIDDLVDIVSKNGNLLLNVGPKADGTIPDDQKEILLQIGDWLATNGDAIYDTRYWKTFGEGPTEVKKGHHSEGKNKDFTGQDIRFTQKGDKLYAIMLAWPENGKIDIESLGSANAFAEGVDIKGVKLLGSDAKIDFEQTEEALSIKKLGEKSGEYAHVLEISI comes from the coding sequence ATGAATTTTAAACATTTAGCGGCACTCTCAGTCGCCATTATCTGTATAGCTTCTTGCGGTAGCTCGGATAAAAAAAATCAAAAAGACACGGCTCAATTGAAAGCTGCGGACACCACTAAGGTGTTTGAGGCCAATTGGGAATCTATCAAGAAAAACTATAAAGACCCTAAATGGTTTACTGATGATAAGTTCGGAATTTTTATTCACTGGGGCGCCTATTCGGTTCCTGCTTTTGGTTCGGAATGGTATCCTAGAAAGATGTATATGGATACGGCTACTTTTTCTGCGACACTAAAAAAAGGTAAGAAAGGACCTAATGCAACCTATACACACCATAAAAAGACGTGGGGAGACCAAAAGGAATTTGGTTACAAAGATTTTATACCCATGTTCAAGGCCGAAAAATTTGATGCTAAGGAATGGATCGACCTATTTAAAAAATCTGGAGCTAAATATGTAGTTCCTGTAGCGGATCACCATGATGGTTTTGCGATGTATAAGTCTAATACCACACGATGGAATTCATTTGATATGGGACCAAAAAGAGATGTATTGGGCGAACTTTTTAAGGAAGGTAAGGCTCAGGGCCTAAAAATGGGAGCTTCTTCTCACTTTGCCTTTAACTGGTCTTTTTATAACAAAAAAGACAAGTTTGATACGGTTGACCCAGAGTATGCCGATTTATATTCCAGTAAAGGAAAAGATTTAAATGAGCCGGTTTCCGAAGAATTCAAAGAACGTTGGTGGAAAAGGACAATTGATTTGGTGGACACTTACCAACCAGATATTCTCTATTTTGATTTTTATGTAGATATTGAGGATTTTACGGACTTAAGACCAAAATTAGCAGCATACTATTATAATAAGGGCCGCGAGTGGGGTAAAGAAGTTTTAATTAATGATAAGAATTTTGGTCATGAGGCATTTCCTGAAGGAACTGTAATCTATGATTTAGAAAGAGGAAAACTTCCGGGTATTAGAAAATTACCTTGGCAGACCGATACTTCAATTGGTAAAAACTCTTGGTCTCACGTTACCAATTGGGATTCAAAAACGCCCAATCAGTTAATAGATGATTTGGTAGATATCGTTTCTAAAAACGGAAATCTATTATTAAATGTAGGTCCTAAAGCCGATGGAACTATTCCTGATGACCAAAAAGAGATTCTGTTGCAAATAGGAGATTGGCTTGCTACAAATGGAGATGCCATCTACGATACAAGATATTGGAAAACTTTTGGAGAAGGTCCAACAGAGGTTAAAAAAGGACATCATTCCGAAGGAAAAAACAAGGATTTTACAGGACAAGATATCAGGTTTACTCAAAAAGGGGATAAGCTATATGCCATTATGTTGGCTTGGCCAGAAAATGGTAAGATTGATATTGAGTCCTTGGGAAGCGCCAATGCATTTGCGGAAGGTGTAGACATCAAAGGAGTTAAATTATTGGGTAGTGATGCTAAAATTGATTTTGAGCAGACAGAAGAAGCACTATCGATTAAGAAATTAGGTGAAAAATCGGGCGAGTACGCCCATGTGTTAGAGATTTCAATTTAA